The following proteins are encoded in a genomic region of Thiomonas sp. X19:
- a CDS encoding VOC family protein: MERNPVGWFEIYVQDIARARRFYEAVFQCKLQRLGTPASMQDAGMELWAFPAQPERRGAGGALVKMPGAPSGGLGTLVYFSCADCAVEAARVAPAGGRIERPKMAIGDYGHIALAVDTEGNTIGLHSMQ; the protein is encoded by the coding sequence ATGGAGCGCAATCCCGTCGGCTGGTTCGAGATCTATGTGCAGGACATCGCCCGCGCGCGCCGTTTCTACGAGGCCGTATTCCAGTGCAAGCTGCAGCGGCTCGGCACGCCCGCTTCCATGCAGGATGCGGGCATGGAGCTGTGGGCCTTTCCGGCGCAGCCGGAACGCCGGGGCGCGGGAGGTGCGTTGGTGAAGATGCCTGGCGCGCCCTCCGGCGGCCTCGGCACGCTGGTGTATTTCAGCTGCGCCGACTGCGCCGTGGAAGCCGCCCGCGTGGCGCCTGCCGGCGGGCGCATCGAGCGGCCCAAGATGGCCATCGGCGACTACGGCCACATTGCGCTGGCGGTCGACACCGAGGGCAATACCATCGGCCTGCATTCGATGCAGTAG
- a CDS encoding YciI family protein has protein sequence MKFLLSIVEPRGQREARSEAEGRACYEEMQRFGEQLAARGQLLASESLRPDRHGVRVQVHEGKPQLRDGPFAEAREMIGGFFLLDCASLDEAVAIAQRCPAARFATVEVRECAPCYVQ, from the coding sequence ATGAAATTTCTGTTGTCGATCGTCGAGCCGCGCGGCCAGCGCGAAGCGCGCAGCGAGGCCGAAGGCCGCGCGTGCTACGAGGAGATGCAGCGCTTCGGTGAGCAGTTGGCCGCGCGTGGCCAGTTGCTGGCCAGCGAGTCGCTGCGCCCCGACCGTCACGGCGTGCGCGTGCAGGTGCACGAGGGCAAGCCGCAGCTGCGCGACGGCCCGTTCGCCGAGGCCAGGGAAATGATCGGCGGTTTTTTCCTGCTCGACTGCGCCAGCCTGGACGAGGCCGTCGCCATCGCTCAGCGTTGTCCCGCCGCGCGCTTCGCCACCGTCGAGGTGCGCGAGTGCGCGCCCTGCTATGTGCAATGA